From one Papio anubis isolate 15944 chromosome 12, Panubis1.0, whole genome shotgun sequence genomic stretch:
- the CDC42BPG gene encoding serine/threonine-protein kinase MRCK gamma isoform X2: protein MHAHTNLCPGVDRRRMYPVHRLESCTEFLAHRPHLTQDTHRPSCVSPTDTLAVCFSFLSDALRHTAHGETQRTLQTTPTALSLQNTQISSPFVSKVKELRLQRDDFEILKVIGRGAFGEVAVVRQRDTGQIFAMKMLHKWEMLKRAETACFREERDVLVKGDSRWVTTLHYAFQDEEYLYLVMDYYAGGDLLTLLSRFEDRLPPELAQFYLAEMVLAIHSLHQLGYIHRDVKPDNVLLDVNGHIRLADFGSCLRLNTNGMVDSSVAVGTPDYISPEILQAMEEGKGHYGPQCDWWSLGVCAYELLFGETPFYAESLVETYGKIMNHEDHLQFPPDMPDVPASAQDLIRQLLCRQEERLGRGGLDDFRNHPFFEGVDWERLASSIAPYIPELRGPMDTSNFDVDDDTLNHPGTLPPPSHGAFSGHHLPFVGFTYTSGSHSPESSSEAWAALERKLRCLEQEKVELSRKHQEALHAPTDHRELEQLRKEVQTLQERLSELLRDKASLSQLDGPTPGSPGQDSDLRQELDRLHQELAEGRAGLQAQEQELCKAQGQQDKLLQRLQEAQEREAATAIQTQALSSQLEEARAAQRELESQVSSLSRQVMQLQGQWEQRLEESSQAKTIHTASETNGMGPPESGPQEAQLRKEVAALREQLEQAHSHRPSGKEEALCQLQEENRRLSREQERLEAELAQEQESKQRLEGERRETESNWEAQLADILSWVNDEKVSRGYLQALATKMAEELESLRNVGTQTLPARPLDHQWKARRLQKMEASARLELQSALEAEIRAKQGLQERLTQVQEAQLQAERRLQEAEKQSQALQQELTMLREELRARGPGDTKPSNSLIPFLSFRNSEKDSAKDPGISGEATRHGGEPELRPEGRRSLRMGAVFPRVPTANTASTEALPAKPGSHTLRPRSFPSPTKCLRCTSLMLGLGRQGLGCDACGYFCHTTCAPQAPPCPVPPDLLRTALGVHPETGTGTAYEGFLSVPRPSGVRRGWQRVFAALSDSRLLLFDAPDPRLSPPSGALLQVLDLRDPQFSATPVLASDVIHAQSRDLPRIFRVTTSQLAVPPTTCTVLLLAESEGERERWLQVLGELQRLLLDARPRPRPVYTLKEAYDNGLPLLPHTLCAAILDQDRLALGTEEGLFVIHLHSNDIFQVGECRRVQQLALSPSAGLLVVLCGRGPSVRLFALAELENIEVAGAKIPESRGCQALAAGSILQARTPVLCVAVKRQVLCYQLGPGPGPWQRRIRELQAPATVQSLELLGDRLCVGAAGGFALYPLLNEAAPLALGAGLVPEELPPSRGGLGEALGAVELSLSEFLLLFTTAGIYVDGAGRKSRGHELLWPAAPMGWGAAPQSRGLPVPLRHREGPPDLPQEPAGREGRVRHPGPHRQQPAPAVPHQEQAPLLFPRVGGAAEAAAQGDAKGPLCALQAHLTAYQLQSPGTRGPCQRAARRQGRVPGSGREGPSFSRLLWPTAAPQLLRGVAAPSLHGQRRPRWRRRPHEEETLDIPVQRVCVLPPGIAEPCNLPNAGLRTAPKPPPIP from the exons CCAGCCCCTTCGTATCAAAGGTGAAAGAACTGCGTCTGCAGAGAGATGACTTTGAAATCTTGAAGGTGATCGGCCGAGGAGCCTTTGGGGAG GTCGCCGTGGTGAGGCAGAGGGACACTGGGCAGATTTTTGCCATGAAAATGCTGCACAAGTGGGAGATGCTGAAGAGGGCTGAG ACAGCATGTTTCCGGGAGGAGCGGGATGTGCTTGTGAAAGGGGACAGCCGTTGGGTGACCACTCTGCACTATGCCTTCCAAGACGAGGAATACCTG TACCTTGTGATGGACTACTATGCCGGCGGGGACCTCCTGACGCTGCTGAGCCGCTTTGAGGACCGTCTCCCGCCTGAGCTGGCCCAGTTCTACCTGGCTGAGATGGTGCTGGCCATCCACTCACTGCACCAGCTGGGTTATATCCACAG GGACGTCAAGCCAGACAATGTCCTGCTGGATGTGAACGGGCACATTCGCCTGGCTGACTTCGGCTCCTGCCTGCGTCTCAACACCAATGGCATG gTGGATTCATCAGTGGCAGTAGGGACGCCGGACTATATCTCCCCTGAGATCCTGCAGGCCATGGAGGAGGGCAAGGGCCACTATGGCCCACAGTGTGACTGGTGGTCGCTTGGAGTCTGCGCCTATGAACTGCTCTTTGGGGAGACGCCCTTCTATGCTGAGTCCTTGGTGGAAACCTACGGCAAGATCATGAACCACGAG GACCACCTGCAGTTCCCCCCGGACATGCCTGACGTGCCAGCCAGCGCCCAAGACCTGATCCGCCAGTTGCTGTGTCGCCAGGAGGAGCGGCTGGGCCGTGGTGGGCTGGACGACTTCCGGAACCATCCTTTCTTCGAAGGCGTGGACTGGGAGCGGCTGGCGAGCAGCATAGCCCCCTATATTCCTGAGCTGCGGGGTCCCATGGACACCTCCAACTTTGACGTGGATGACGACACTCTCAACCATCCA GGGACCCTGCCACCGCCCTCCCACGGGGCCTTCTCCGGCCACCACTTGCCATTTGTGGGCTTCACCTACACCTCGGGCAG TCACAGTCCTGAGAGCAGCTCTGAGGCCTGGGCTGCCCTGGAGCGGAAGCTCCGGTGTCTGGAGCAGGAGAAGGTGGAGCTGAGCAGGAAGCACCAAG AGGCCCTGCATGCCCCCACTGACCATCGGGAGCTGGAGCAGCTACGGAAGGAAGTGCAGACTCTACAGGAGAGGCTGTCAG AGCTGCTGAGGGACAAGGCCTCCTTGTCCCAGCTGGATGGGCCCACACCTGGTAGCCCAGGTCAGGACAGTGACCTGCGGCAGGAACTTGACCGGCTTCACCAG GAGCTGGCCGAGGGTCGGGCAGGGCTGCAGGCTCAGGAGCAGGAGCTCTGCAAGGCCCAGGGGCAGCAGGACAAGCTGCTTCAGAGGCTGCAGGAGGCCCAGGAGAGAGAGGCGGCCACAGCTATCCAGACCCAGGCCCTGAGCTCCCAGCTGGAGGAAGCCCGGGCTGCCCAGAGGGAG CTGGAGTCCCAGGTGTCCTCCCTGAGCCGGCAGGTGATGCAGCTGCAGGGACAGTGGGAGCAACGCCTTGAGGAGTCTTCCCAGGCCAAG ACCATCCACACAGCCTCTGAGACCAACGGGATGGGACCCCCCGAGAGTGGGCCTCAGGAGGCCCAACTGAGGAAGGAGGTGGCCGCCCTGCGAGAGCAGCTGGAGCAGGCCCACAGCCACAG GCCAAGTGGTAAGGAGGAGGCTCTGTGCCAGCTGCAGGAGGAAAACCGGAGGCTGAGCCGGGAGCAGGAGCGG CTGGAAGCAGAGCTGGCCCAGGAGCAGGAGAGCAAGCAGCGGCTGGAGGGTGAGCGACGGGAGACGGAGAGCAACTGGGAGGCCCAGCTCGCCGACATCCTCAGCTG GGTGAACGATGAGAAGGTCTCAAGAGGCTACCTGCAGGCCCTGGCCACCAAGATGGCAGAGGAGCTGGAGTCGTTGAGGAACGTGGGCACCCAGACGCTCCCTGCCCGGCCACTG GACCACCAGTGGAAGGCGCGGCGACTGCAGAAAATGGAGGCCTCGGCTAGGCTGGAGCTGCAGTCAGCGCTGGAGGCTGAGATCCGTGCCAAGCAGGGCCTGCAGGAGCGGCTGACGCAGGTGCAGGAGGCCCAGCTGCAGGCTGAGCG CCGTCTGCAGGAGGCCGAGAAGCAGAGCCAGGCCCTGCAGCAGGAGCTCACCATGTTGCGGGAGGAGCTGCGGGCCCGAGGGCCAGGGG ACACCAAGCCCTCAAACTCCTTGATTCCCTTCCTGTCCTTCCGGAACTCAGAG AAGGATTCTGCCAAGGACCCTGGCATCTCAGGAGAGGCCACAAGGCATGGAGGGGAGCCAGAGCTGAGGCCAGAGGGCCGACGCAGCTTGCGCATGGGG GCTGTGTTCCCCAGAGTGCCCACTGCCAACACAGCCTCTACAGAAGCTCTTCCTGCTAAG CCCGGCTCACACACCCTGCGCCCCCGGAGCTTCCCATCCCCGACCAAGTGTCTCCGCTGTACCTCGCTGATGCTGGGCCTGGGCCGCCAGGGCCTGGGTTGTGATG CCTGCGGCTACTTTTGTCACACAACCTGTGCCCCACAGGCCCCACCCTGCCCCGTGCCCCCTGACCTCCTCCGCACAGCCCTGGGAGTACACCCCGAAACGGGCACAGGCACTGCCTATGAGGGCTTCCTGTCG GTGCCGCGGCCCTCAGGCGTCCGGCGGGGCTGGCAGCGGGTGTTTGCTGCCCTGAGTGACTCACGCCTGCTGCTGTTTGACGCCCCTGACCCGAGGCTCAGCCCGCCCAGCGGGGCCCTCCTGCAGGTCCTGGATCTGAG GGACCCCCAGTTCTCGGCTACTCCCGTTCTGGCCTCTGATGTCATCCATGCCCAATCCAGGGACTTGCCACGCATCTTTAGG GTGACGACCTCCCAGCTGGCAGTGCCGCCCACTACGTGCACTGTGCTGCTGCTGGCGGAGAGCGAGGGGGAGCGGGAGCGCTGGCTGCAGGTGCTGGGTGAGCTGCAGCGGCTGCTGCTGGACGCACGGCCAAGACCCCGGCCCGTGTACACACTCAAGGAGGCCTACGACAATGGGCTGCCGCTGCTGCCCCACACGCTCTGTGCTGCCATCCTCG ACCAGGATCGACTTGCGCTTGGCACCGAGGAGGGGCTCTTTGTCATCCATCTGCACAGCAATG ACATCTTCCAGGTGGGGGAGTGCCGGCGCGTGCAGCAGCTGGCCTTGAGCCCCAGCGCAGGCCTGCTGGTTGTGCTGTGTGGCCGCGGCCCCAGTGTGCGTCTCTTTGCCCTGGCGGAGCTGGAGAACATAGAGGTAGCAGGTGCCAAGATCCCCGAGTCTCGAGGCTGCCAGGCACTGGCAGCTGGAAGCATCCTGCAGGCCCGCACCCCAGTGCTCTGTGTAGCCGTCAAGCGCCAGGTGCTCTGCTACCAGCTGGGCCcgggccctgggccctggcagCGCCGTATCCGTGagctgcaggcacccgccactgtgcAGAGCCTGGAGCTGCTGGGCGACCGGCTATGTGTGGGCGCTGCCGGTGGCTTTGCGCTCTACCCGCTGCTCAATGAGGCTGCGCCATTGGCGTTGGGGGCCGGTTTGGTGCCTGAGGAGCTGCCACCATCCCGCGGGGGCCTGGGTGAGGCACTGGGTGCCGTGGAGCTTAGTCTCAGCGAGTTCCTGCTACTCTTCACCACTGCTGGCATCTACGTGGATGGCGCAGGCCGCAAGTCTCGTGGCCATGAGCTGTTGTGGCCAGCAGCGCCCATGGGCTGGG GTGCGGCCCCTCAATCCAGAGGGCTCCCTGTTCCTCTACGGCACCGAGAAGGTCCGCCTGACCTACCTCAGGAACCAGCTGGCAG AGAAGGACGAGTTCGACATCCCGGACCTCACCGACAACAGCCGGCGCCAGCTGTTCCGCACCAAGAGCAAGCGCCGCTTCTTTTTCCGCGTGTCGGAggagcagcagaagcagcagcgcAG GGAGATGCTAAAGGACCCCTTTGTGCGCTCCAAGCTCATCTCACCGCCTACCAACTTCAATCACCTGGTACACGTGGGCCCTGCCAACGGGCGGCCCGGCGCCAGGGACGCGTCCCGG GCTCTGGAAGAGAAGGGCCGAGTTTCTCGCGGCTCCTCTGGCCCACAGCGGCCCCACAGCTTCTCCGAGGCGTTGCGGCGCCCAGCCTCCATGGGCAGCGAAGGCCTCGGTGGAGACGCAGACCCCA TGAAGAGGAAACCTTGGACATCCCTGTCCAGCGAGTCTGTGTCCTGCCCCCAGGGATCGCTGAGCCCTGCAACCTCCCTAATGCAG GTCTCAGAACGGCCCCGAAGCCTCCCCCTATCCCCTGA
- the CDC42BPG gene encoding serine/threonine-protein kinase MRCK gamma gives MEARLRALERLAPGEAGGGPGLDGLLDLLLALHHELSSGPLRRERSVAQFLSWASPFVSKVKELRLQRDDFEILKVIGRGAFGEVAVVRQRDTGQIFAMKMLHKWEMLKRAETACFREERDVLVKGDSRWVTTLHYAFQDEEYLYLVMDYYAGGDLLTLLSRFEDRLPPELAQFYLAEMVLAIHSLHQLGYIHRDVKPDNVLLDVNGHIRLADFGSCLRLNTNGMVDSSVAVGTPDYISPEILQAMEEGKGHYGPQCDWWSLGVCAYELLFGETPFYAESLVETYGKIMNHEDHLQFPPDMPDVPASAQDLIRQLLCRQEERLGRGGLDDFRNHPFFEGVDWERLASSIAPYIPELRGPMDTSNFDVDDDTLNHPGTLPPPSHGAFSGHHLPFVGFTYTSGSHSPESSSEAWAALERKLRCLEQEKVELSRKHQEALHAPTDHRELEQLRKEVQTLQERLSELLRDKASLSQLDGPTPGSPGQDSDLRQELDRLHQELAEGRAGLQAQEQELCKAQGQQDKLLQRLQEAQEREAATAIQTQALSSQLEEARAAQRELESQVSSLSRQVMQLQGQWEQRLEESSQAKTIHTASETNGMGPPESGPQEAQLRKEVAALREQLEQAHSHRPSGKEEALCQLQEENRRLSREQERLEAELAQEQESKQRLEGERRETESNWEAQLADILSWVNDEKVSRGYLQALATKMAEELESLRNVGTQTLPARPLDHQWKARRLQKMEASARLELQSALEAEIRAKQGLQERLTQVQEAQLQAERRLQEAEKQSQALQQELTMLREELRARGPGDTKPSNSLIPFLSFRNSEKDSAKDPGISGEATRHGGEPELRPEGRRSLRMGAVFPRVPTANTASTEALPAKPGSHTLRPRSFPSPTKCLRCTSLMLGLGRQGLGCDACGYFCHTTCAPQAPPCPVPPDLLRTALGVHPETGTGTAYEGFLSVPRPSGVRRGWQRVFAALSDSRLLLFDAPDPRLSPPSGALLQVLDLRDPQFSATPVLASDVIHAQSRDLPRIFRVTTSQLAVPPTTCTVLLLAESEGERERWLQVLGELQRLLLDARPRPRPVYTLKEAYDNGLPLLPHTLCAAILDQDRLALGTEEGLFVIHLHSNDIFQVGECRRVQQLALSPSAGLLVVLCGRGPSVRLFALAELENIEVAGAKIPESRGCQALAAGSILQARTPVLCVAVKRQVLCYQLGPGPGPWQRRIRELQAPATVQSLELLGDRLCVGAAGGFALYPLLNEAAPLALGAGLVPEELPPSRGGLGEALGAVELSLSEFLLLFTTAGIYVDGAGRKSRGHELLWPAAPMGWGYAAPYLTVFSENSIDVFDVRRAEWVQTVPLKKVRPLNPEGSLFLYGTEKVRLTYLRNQLAEKDEFDIPDLTDNSRRQLFRTKSKRRFFFRVSEEQQKQQRREMLKDPFVRSKLISPPTNFNHLVHVGPANGRPGARDASRALEEKGRVSRGSSGPQRPHSFSEALRRPASMGSEGLGGDADPMKRKPWTSLSSESVSCPQGSLSPATSLMQVSERPRSLPLSPELESSP, from the exons CCAGCCCCTTCGTATCAAAGGTGAAAGAACTGCGTCTGCAGAGAGATGACTTTGAAATCTTGAAGGTGATCGGCCGAGGAGCCTTTGGGGAG GTCGCCGTGGTGAGGCAGAGGGACACTGGGCAGATTTTTGCCATGAAAATGCTGCACAAGTGGGAGATGCTGAAGAGGGCTGAG ACAGCATGTTTCCGGGAGGAGCGGGATGTGCTTGTGAAAGGGGACAGCCGTTGGGTGACCACTCTGCACTATGCCTTCCAAGACGAGGAATACCTG TACCTTGTGATGGACTACTATGCCGGCGGGGACCTCCTGACGCTGCTGAGCCGCTTTGAGGACCGTCTCCCGCCTGAGCTGGCCCAGTTCTACCTGGCTGAGATGGTGCTGGCCATCCACTCACTGCACCAGCTGGGTTATATCCACAG GGACGTCAAGCCAGACAATGTCCTGCTGGATGTGAACGGGCACATTCGCCTGGCTGACTTCGGCTCCTGCCTGCGTCTCAACACCAATGGCATG gTGGATTCATCAGTGGCAGTAGGGACGCCGGACTATATCTCCCCTGAGATCCTGCAGGCCATGGAGGAGGGCAAGGGCCACTATGGCCCACAGTGTGACTGGTGGTCGCTTGGAGTCTGCGCCTATGAACTGCTCTTTGGGGAGACGCCCTTCTATGCTGAGTCCTTGGTGGAAACCTACGGCAAGATCATGAACCACGAG GACCACCTGCAGTTCCCCCCGGACATGCCTGACGTGCCAGCCAGCGCCCAAGACCTGATCCGCCAGTTGCTGTGTCGCCAGGAGGAGCGGCTGGGCCGTGGTGGGCTGGACGACTTCCGGAACCATCCTTTCTTCGAAGGCGTGGACTGGGAGCGGCTGGCGAGCAGCATAGCCCCCTATATTCCTGAGCTGCGGGGTCCCATGGACACCTCCAACTTTGACGTGGATGACGACACTCTCAACCATCCA GGGACCCTGCCACCGCCCTCCCACGGGGCCTTCTCCGGCCACCACTTGCCATTTGTGGGCTTCACCTACACCTCGGGCAG TCACAGTCCTGAGAGCAGCTCTGAGGCCTGGGCTGCCCTGGAGCGGAAGCTCCGGTGTCTGGAGCAGGAGAAGGTGGAGCTGAGCAGGAAGCACCAAG AGGCCCTGCATGCCCCCACTGACCATCGGGAGCTGGAGCAGCTACGGAAGGAAGTGCAGACTCTACAGGAGAGGCTGTCAG AGCTGCTGAGGGACAAGGCCTCCTTGTCCCAGCTGGATGGGCCCACACCTGGTAGCCCAGGTCAGGACAGTGACCTGCGGCAGGAACTTGACCGGCTTCACCAG GAGCTGGCCGAGGGTCGGGCAGGGCTGCAGGCTCAGGAGCAGGAGCTCTGCAAGGCCCAGGGGCAGCAGGACAAGCTGCTTCAGAGGCTGCAGGAGGCCCAGGAGAGAGAGGCGGCCACAGCTATCCAGACCCAGGCCCTGAGCTCCCAGCTGGAGGAAGCCCGGGCTGCCCAGAGGGAG CTGGAGTCCCAGGTGTCCTCCCTGAGCCGGCAGGTGATGCAGCTGCAGGGACAGTGGGAGCAACGCCTTGAGGAGTCTTCCCAGGCCAAG ACCATCCACACAGCCTCTGAGACCAACGGGATGGGACCCCCCGAGAGTGGGCCTCAGGAGGCCCAACTGAGGAAGGAGGTGGCCGCCCTGCGAGAGCAGCTGGAGCAGGCCCACAGCCACAG GCCAAGTGGTAAGGAGGAGGCTCTGTGCCAGCTGCAGGAGGAAAACCGGAGGCTGAGCCGGGAGCAGGAGCGG CTGGAAGCAGAGCTGGCCCAGGAGCAGGAGAGCAAGCAGCGGCTGGAGGGTGAGCGACGGGAGACGGAGAGCAACTGGGAGGCCCAGCTCGCCGACATCCTCAGCTG GGTGAACGATGAGAAGGTCTCAAGAGGCTACCTGCAGGCCCTGGCCACCAAGATGGCAGAGGAGCTGGAGTCGTTGAGGAACGTGGGCACCCAGACGCTCCCTGCCCGGCCACTG GACCACCAGTGGAAGGCGCGGCGACTGCAGAAAATGGAGGCCTCGGCTAGGCTGGAGCTGCAGTCAGCGCTGGAGGCTGAGATCCGTGCCAAGCAGGGCCTGCAGGAGCGGCTGACGCAGGTGCAGGAGGCCCAGCTGCAGGCTGAGCG CCGTCTGCAGGAGGCCGAGAAGCAGAGCCAGGCCCTGCAGCAGGAGCTCACCATGTTGCGGGAGGAGCTGCGGGCCCGAGGGCCAGGGG ACACCAAGCCCTCAAACTCCTTGATTCCCTTCCTGTCCTTCCGGAACTCAGAG AAGGATTCTGCCAAGGACCCTGGCATCTCAGGAGAGGCCACAAGGCATGGAGGGGAGCCAGAGCTGAGGCCAGAGGGCCGACGCAGCTTGCGCATGGGG GCTGTGTTCCCCAGAGTGCCCACTGCCAACACAGCCTCTACAGAAGCTCTTCCTGCTAAG CCCGGCTCACACACCCTGCGCCCCCGGAGCTTCCCATCCCCGACCAAGTGTCTCCGCTGTACCTCGCTGATGCTGGGCCTGGGCCGCCAGGGCCTGGGTTGTGATG CCTGCGGCTACTTTTGTCACACAACCTGTGCCCCACAGGCCCCACCCTGCCCCGTGCCCCCTGACCTCCTCCGCACAGCCCTGGGAGTACACCCCGAAACGGGCACAGGCACTGCCTATGAGGGCTTCCTGTCG GTGCCGCGGCCCTCAGGCGTCCGGCGGGGCTGGCAGCGGGTGTTTGCTGCCCTGAGTGACTCACGCCTGCTGCTGTTTGACGCCCCTGACCCGAGGCTCAGCCCGCCCAGCGGGGCCCTCCTGCAGGTCCTGGATCTGAG GGACCCCCAGTTCTCGGCTACTCCCGTTCTGGCCTCTGATGTCATCCATGCCCAATCCAGGGACTTGCCACGCATCTTTAGG GTGACGACCTCCCAGCTGGCAGTGCCGCCCACTACGTGCACTGTGCTGCTGCTGGCGGAGAGCGAGGGGGAGCGGGAGCGCTGGCTGCAGGTGCTGGGTGAGCTGCAGCGGCTGCTGCTGGACGCACGGCCAAGACCCCGGCCCGTGTACACACTCAAGGAGGCCTACGACAATGGGCTGCCGCTGCTGCCCCACACGCTCTGTGCTGCCATCCTCG ACCAGGATCGACTTGCGCTTGGCACCGAGGAGGGGCTCTTTGTCATCCATCTGCACAGCAATG ACATCTTCCAGGTGGGGGAGTGCCGGCGCGTGCAGCAGCTGGCCTTGAGCCCCAGCGCAGGCCTGCTGGTTGTGCTGTGTGGCCGCGGCCCCAGTGTGCGTCTCTTTGCCCTGGCGGAGCTGGAGAACATAGAGGTAGCAGGTGCCAAGATCCCCGAGTCTCGAGGCTGCCAGGCACTGGCAGCTGGAAGCATCCTGCAGGCCCGCACCCCAGTGCTCTGTGTAGCCGTCAAGCGCCAGGTGCTCTGCTACCAGCTGGGCCcgggccctgggccctggcagCGCCGTATCCGTGagctgcaggcacccgccactgtgcAGAGCCTGGAGCTGCTGGGCGACCGGCTATGTGTGGGCGCTGCCGGTGGCTTTGCGCTCTACCCGCTGCTCAATGAGGCTGCGCCATTGGCGTTGGGGGCCGGTTTGGTGCCTGAGGAGCTGCCACCATCCCGCGGGGGCCTGGGTGAGGCACTGGGTGCCGTGGAGCTTAGTCTCAGCGAGTTCCTGCTACTCTTCACCACTGCTGGCATCTACGTGGATGGCGCAGGCCGCAAGTCTCGTGGCCATGAGCTGTTGTGGCCAGCAGCGCCCATGGGCTGGG GGTACGCGGCCCCCTACCTGACAGTGTTCAGCGAGAACTCCATCGATGTGTTTGACGTGAGGAGGGCAGAATGGGTGCAGACCGTGCCGCTCAAGAAG GTGCGGCCCCTCAATCCAGAGGGCTCCCTGTTCCTCTACGGCACCGAGAAGGTCCGCCTGACCTACCTCAGGAACCAGCTGGCAG AGAAGGACGAGTTCGACATCCCGGACCTCACCGACAACAGCCGGCGCCAGCTGTTCCGCACCAAGAGCAAGCGCCGCTTCTTTTTCCGCGTGTCGGAggagcagcagaagcagcagcgcAG GGAGATGCTAAAGGACCCCTTTGTGCGCTCCAAGCTCATCTCACCGCCTACCAACTTCAATCACCTGGTACACGTGGGCCCTGCCAACGGGCGGCCCGGCGCCAGGGACGCGTCCCGG GCTCTGGAAGAGAAGGGCCGAGTTTCTCGCGGCTCCTCTGGCCCACAGCGGCCCCACAGCTTCTCCGAGGCGTTGCGGCGCCCAGCCTCCATGGGCAGCGAAGGCCTCGGTGGAGACGCAGACCCCA TGAAGAGGAAACCTTGGACATCCCTGTCCAGCGAGTCTGTGTCCTGCCCCCAGGGATCGCTGAGCCCTGCAACCTCCCTAATGCAG GTCTCAGAACGGCCCCGAAGCCTCCCCCTATCCCCTGAATTGGAGAGCTCTCCTTGA